tatatgagaaatattttagacaataataagaatataataaatttaaattctttaaatttttatataaaagtatTGATAAAATTGGCTATTGGCTATTGATACGAAACTTGGCTACGATGGCCAGGGGAATCCTAGCAAACGAACGAATCCACGTCCGATGAAACACAAAGgcacggatatatatatatatatatatgtctgtatAAAATGATGATACTGTCAGAGAGTTCGTTCGATCCAGCTATCTCCTTGGGATTACACTGATCTTCTGATTTTTAGTTAATTCCCGGATCTTGGGGTTTGGGTTTCTCTTGTACAAGTATTAGCAATTGTTAGATGCAGCAGAGTTAACGACACCCAACCGGACTCACCGGCCGAACAATAGAGACCCAACTCGGAATTGCTTCGAATTCCTCATACCAGAGCAATCTTCTTGGCGATTATCAAGTTTGAACAAGGTCCTTTCTGTGTATCTTGTACTTTGCTTCAAGAACAACATGGGTTTTGGCTTATCTGCCCTGATCGGCATAAAGGCAACAGTTCTCTTCTTGGCATTTGCTTATCTCAGAAGCCTTGGCTTCAAATTCTTGCCACTGCCCTTGTTATATGCATCTTTGGTGTCTATGTTGGTTTCAATTGCTGCTCATCCTTCAATTAATCTTCCCATGCTTTTGGCTAAGAACTCAGACGGGACGTTTCCCATTTGGTCACTGATCATCTTCAGTCCATATCTGTATTTTGTCCGGCTTTTCTCGGCATTGCGAAGATTGGTGAGTGGAGAGGCTCCTTACAGTGAAGTTTACGAGGGTTTGTTTGTTGGAGGATGGCCTTATTCACCTGAAAAATTGCCTCCGGGTAAACCTGCTATTATTGATTGCACTTGTGAATTGCCAAGGAAGTTTGAAGTATCAGGAGGGCATTCGTATTTGTGCATTCCTACTTGGGATACGGGCGCACCGCAGCCGGGCGAAATTGAATCCGCGGTTCAGTGGGCTTGTAGGAAGAGAGCTCAGAAGATACCAATCTTTTGTCACTGTGCATATGGTATGATTTGAACTTTCTCCTAGTTTCTTGTTTTAAGATTTAAGGGAACTTGGTTTTCAAGTACTTGTTTctgatccttgtgtttatatgCTCTATCCGAATTTCTTGATAGATTATTTAATTTGGTAATATGTAGTATATCCGTCAGTGAAAATTTTTCTCTAGGTGAATGCATTACTGGCCCTTTGAGGAAGGCCATGGAGAAGCCTAAATCTGGTCCATGTCTAATCACTAAATAAAGTTGGATGGTTATTCTTGCATACTTCATTAAACCCTAAGGACTGATGATGATGCAACGCATGAAATCAGCCTTGTGAATCAGCACTGTTGCACAGCTTATGCTTCTATAGCCGTAGCCCTTGTTTCTTGTCCTAGTTTGGCTGTTACTCTAGTGACAGAAGCACTGTTTGCTTTGGTTTTGCTTAGGCTAGTTCATTCTAAATGGCATGTTCAGCGGCTCTTGGGGTAGTAGTTTCAATATGGCGATAGGTAGCCCTTTTCTACCCTTGAAATGCTTCCACTCTACTCTCAATGTAGCCCTTTATGTGAATCATAACTGAAATATTGCATCGAAGTTGGTATGTTCAAATCCAGGAGTATatttcaaatcaaatcatatggGTGTTTAAGTTAAGAACATCTATCTTTGCATTTTGATGCAACATATTAGTTTGGTTGTTGTCCCTGACCTTGTACCTTTTAATTGGGGAATAGACAAAGTGAATAATGTGACATAAGGCCTTTGGAGGGAAAGACGTAGAGAGTGAAACAACACCAAGGAAGCAGAGAGAATTTGGTCAGAGTAACAATATCTCACTACATGTCGTCTCCCACTATCCTTGTAGTTGTATGGGATTGCTAAGTCTTGTTCCAGCCATAATCCAGAGTGAGTAGAAGTCATTTGACAAGAGGTAGCATTCTAAGGTTGTCTTTATCTCTGTGAGAAAAGATGTTTGCAACCAAGAACAATAAACTAGACATTTCAGGGAATATGGGGCTAACCGTAGGCACTCAAAATATCATAGAATAGATTTTCAAGAGATTATGGCCTCaattcaaaacactcaaaaccaGCCTGACATGTGTCCTTAATTCCTCTCTCAACTTGGTTAGAGGGTAGTCTCTTGAGCAAAGGAGAGAAGGAGTCATCAGCTCTTACCACCAATCCATAAGATCCCAAATAACCTTGTGCTATAGATCCTTTGCATTCTTCCACTAGGGGCTTTGTTTTTTCGTGGGATGTAGCCTTGCTGGCTGAGTCATCACCAGGATGACATCGAGGAAGTTAATGTGCCAAAACCTTTCTTGGCAATAGATCTAGAATTGCCTAGAAATGTCGTGCAAAAGGCTTGTCATGTTAGGGTTGCAGCTCACCTGTGTTACAAAATTCTTTTACATCTCGAGGGAGAATGTGTTCTCCCTGGCCTGAGTAATAGCAAAGTTAGGTTTCAATCAGTCATTCAGGTGGGATTTTGATTTGCACATCCAAGGCATGTGCTCATGGCTATTTTCAATTGTACTAATAATGTTAAAGCCAACATGATCAGGCTCATTTCTCCATATTACGTTATTAACTTAAATGTCTTTCCTTACTATTTCATCCAAACTGTTTGTGCCTCCCTATTATCTATAAAGTGTTCTCAGGTTTAAGTTCATTCCTTGATGCACCATGGGGTATTTTTGTCACATGATCAACACTTGTGTGCTAGTTCTATCTTATTGCTACTACATTCTGGTGTATGTTCAGCTCTACAAAGTTCGTCATTTTACCAATGTTCCAAGCCATGCCacttcctctctctttttttttttttttttttttctgttttgctgTTTGCATCCTAGATGTTGGGACAATATGAGACAAATTTGTCCTGTTACTTTGAATTGTgtcttataaaatatatatagcaaCTCACAGAGTAGTTTTATGGacttcaatttttctctctttaaatctTCTTGTGGCACCTCTTTATGCAATCCAGATTCCAgaccattttttatttattgagtcTCACCCCTTAATGCAGTTAAACATCAACTATCCTTTTTACTATGA
The sequence above is a segment of the Diospyros lotus cultivar Yz01 chromosome 7, ASM1463336v1, whole genome shotgun sequence genome. Coding sequences within it:
- the LOC127806420 gene encoding uncharacterized protein LOC127806420, which gives rise to MGFGLSALIGIKATVLFLAFAYLRSLGFKFLPLPLLYASLVSMLVSIAAHPSINLPMLLAKNSDGTFPIWSLIIFSPYLYFVRLFSALRRLVSGEAPYSEVYEGLFVGGWPYSPEKLPPGKPAIIDCTCELPRKFEVSGGHSYLCIPTWDTGAPQPGEIESAVQWACRKRAQKIPIFCHCAYGHGRSVAVMCALLVSLNVAEDWKNAEKIIREKRPYIRMNGLHHKALDEWSKHRLSTPKRKQETGLSSVILSSASGSK